DNA from candidate division KSB1 bacterium:
TTGAGTAATTATGGCAAAGATCGACGAATAACCGAACTGTTAGATACACACACACTTTATGTACGTCCTAAGTTTAATCCTGATGGCGCAGATCTGGCTTTAAACACGCCAATCAATCTTCGCAGCACACCGAGACCTTATGATGAAGATGGAGATGGTTTGTTGGATGAAGATCCAACCAACGATCTGAATAAGGATGGCGCCATCACGCGAATGCGAGTTAAAAATCCGAACGGAATATGGAAGATCAGTCAGGAAGATCAGCGGATTATGGTCCGCCGTGAAGATGGCGATTTATCCGGCAATTTCTATGATTTATATTCCGAAGGTATCGATGATGATGATGATGGATATTACAACGAAGATGGCATTGGCGGCATCGACATGAATCGTAATTTTCCACGCAATTGGGGTCTGGAGTTTGAACAGCGAGGCGCCGGGCCATATCCACTTTCAGAACCGGAAACCCGGGCAACGATTGAGTTTATCAATGCTCATCGGAATATTACCGGTGTTTTTCATGGCCATACCTCGGGTGGATTTTTGTATCGGCTCCCTTCGACGACATCCTGGGATAATTATAATCTTGCCGATCAAAGATTAATTCTCGAATTATCTGATAAATATAAGACCACAACCGGACAACGAGTAGTACCCAGTTATAGCAATCCTAGAATTCATCGACATGGCACATTGATAAGCTGGTCTTACTGGGATTTTGGCGTGGTTGCATTTGTACCAGAATTCTGGGGTGGGTTTGGCCGGGATTATGATAAAAATGGCAGCGTAACTGAAATCGAACGACTGCGTTGGAACGATGAAGAATTAGGCGGTTCCGGATTTGTTAACTGGCAAAGGTTTGATCATCCAAAATTGGGACAAGTGGAGATTGGCGGTTGGAAAACCCGTTTTACCCGGCAGAATCCACCCACTCATCTCCTTAAAGGGGAAATCGAAAAATATGTACCCTGGATGCTGTGGCTGGCTGAAATCAGTCCTCGTATTGTGATTAAAGAAGTTTCTACGGAATTTATTGAAAAGAGTAAAATTGCGAAAATTACGGTTCTCATTGAAAATGAAGGATACTTACCAACCAACATCACACAAAGAGCATTGGATGCAAAAATTGCTTCACCTGTTCGTGTATTAATGGACTTGAAAGATGCTGAGCTTATATCAGGCAAAAAGCGGGTAGATATTGGACATTTGAATGGCAAACGAGGAAGTCAGGGAGAATCGGCTGATTCCAAACATACCGTTGAATATATCGTCCGTGTAAATGGAAAAAATCCTTCGGTTTCTGTAACTGTCCAATCAGAAAAGGGTGGGGTGGTGCGGAAGGTTATTTATTTAAGAGATTAATAAATTATTTGAAAAACACATAACGGTCACGCATCAGTTGCGCCGAAACCTCCAGAAGTACTAACTTTCAATAACAACAATTACAACATGCGAGGTACGAGATTTCGAAAAATCGCCACGCGTTTCGGCGTCAACTGGATGCGATGGTTAGGTGGCAACTGTTAATTTACCTCATTAACAACATTTTCTTTGTTTCTACAAAATCATTACCTACTTGCAATCTATAAAAATAGATTCCACTTGAAAACTTACTTGCGTCAAAATTGATAGAATATGTATCTGCCTTTTGAAATTCTCTAACTAAAGTCTGAATGCTCCTACCAAGCATATCATAAACTTTTAATGTCACAAAATCTGAACGTGGTATGGAATATGAAATCTTCGTTGATGGATTGAATGGATTTGGATAGTTTTGAAATAGATGAAATACTTCAGGAACACTTCTACTCTCATATTCAATATCGGTCGTTTGTTGAACAAAAATTTTAATTGTATCTGACAAGCCATAACCAATTAATTCACCAGTTATCGAGTAAGTTCCCTCCTCAAGGCGATAATAATCAGGTGTGTGATTCCAGATCCAAGTATACAATGAATCAGGTGAAATGGTTACTTGAGTTAACACAGCATAACAACCGTGATATGAGGCAGAATAGAAATCATCAATGTAGTATTCCGATTGACAAGAACTGGTGAAATACAATGTGAGTGTATCAATTGTAGGATTGTGTGCTGTGATGTTAATAATAATTGGCTCCTCAACTTGATACTCGGTTTTATCTATAGAAACGGTAATCTCTATTTGAGCCATAACTTCAGCACTTCTGAAAAAAATAATTAGTATTGCAATAAATAAGATATTTCTCATGACTATTACTCCTACTATTTTTTAAAGCCACCTAACTACGTTTATCAAACTATAATAATAGACTATATCTGAAAAAATTATTGGTTAAAAATCTATACGCTCCAAAACATCATGTGATTTAGCAATATAAGAATTGTGATTTCTTTAATCAAGTTCGATTTATTTGTTTATTAAGAGGCTTTAAAGCTGTTTCAAAAAAATTCCTTTGACAAAACATAAAAAAGATGCTTATTAAAATTGGAACCTAAAAATATTTAATGAAATATTAATAAAATATATCCACATTAATGATTAAAGACTTCTGAAAAATCAATCAATTGTCATTTCGACGAAGCCCTTCGGCTGCGCTCAGGATAAACTCCGCGAGGAGAAATCTTGTTCCCACTATGTATAGGCTTTAAAGATTTCTCGTCGTAAACTCCTCGAAATGACAACGTCATAGGTATTTTTAAGAAGTTTCTAGTACATATTAGTGCTAAAATTAGCACTTTTGTGAAATAATATGAACAAAATTTACTAAGCAGTATTAAATTTTCGACTAAGAGCCCTAATAACCAAAATGGCCACTAGAACAAAACCAGCAAAAACCATTTTCGTTTGCCAGAATTGTGGTAACGAGTTTCCCCGTTGGGCAGGTAAATGTACCCAATGCGGTGAATGGAACAGCCTGGTCGAGGAGAAAATTCAGCCGGTAAAACGAAGCGCCAGAGTTCTAGAAATTGGACAACCATCAAAATCCGTTTTACTCAATGATGTCATAGTCGCCGATTCCCATCGAATTAAGAGTAATCTCAAAGAGTTTGATCGGGTTTTGGGAGGCGGCTTAGTGCCAGGTTCCCTGGTCTTAAATTCTGGCGATCCAGGTATCGGTAAGTCAACACTGCTCTTACAAGTTCTTTCAGGTTATGCAGAGAATGGGCAAACGGTTTTGTATGTTTCCGGAGAAGAATCTCTACAGCAAGTAAAAATGCGGGCATTACGACTTGGTTTACAGCCGGGGAATTTTTACATATTTTCTGAAGTGGATATTCACCAGGTACTAGCCGAAATCCAACGATTGGATGCCAAAATTGTCGTCATCGATTCGATCCAGACTATGTTCAATCCGGAATTCGACAGCGCTCCGGGTAGTGTAACGCAAGTACGAGAATCTGCCATGGCTTTGCTCCAGTTAGCCAAAGCCAAAGAGATCAGCATATTATTAGTGGGGCATGTAACCAAAGATGGCGCTGTTGCCGGCCCCCGGGTTTTGGAACATATGGTGGATGTCATGTTGTTTCTGGAAGGCGATCGGCACTATCAATACCGAATCCTCAGAGGAATCAAGAATCGCTTTGGCTCGACAAACGAGATTGGCGTCTTCGAGTTGAATGAAGAAGGCATGGTGGAGATCGAGAATCCATCACAACTGTTTTTATCCGGTGTAAATGAAGAGATTTCCGGTTCGACAATCACTTGCGCCGTCGAAGGGACGCGTCCGATTCTGTTCGAATTGCAGGCATTAACGACTTCAACCAGTTTTGGAATGGCGCAAAGAACCGCTTCCGGAATCGATCAAAAACGACTGGCGCTCTTGTTGGCTATCCTTGAAAAGCGCATGGGTTATCATGTGGGAGAATTCGATGTATTCGTCAAGTTGGCCGGTGGGCTTCGGATCGAGGACCCTTCCGTGGATTTAGCTATTTTGATGGCCATCGCCTCCAGTTATAAAGACCGAATTTTGAATTCAAAAAGTTTGTTTTTGGGTGAAGTAGGTTTGGGAGGAGAAATCCGGGCTATATCCCAATTGGAAAGCAGGCTCAAAGAAGCGGACTTACTTGGATTTCACATTGCTTATGTTCCCAAACAAAAACGAAAAGCGTTAAATTTAAAGAAACTTAAAGTAGTTGAACTGGAAAATATTCGATCAGCTTTAACAAAATTTAATAATTAACCTGAGTTCGACATTACCATATTATAAGCAAAATATGAATTGCTATTAGCCTTCGACTCCGCTCAGGCAACTAATTTAAGCCATGGTGAGCGGAGTCGAACCATGAATGTACTTATGTCGAACTCACATTAATTAGAGATTATTTAAAGAAAATCGGTTTTTATGAGCAACACTTATAAACAATCATTGAGATTCAACCGTGTCAGATAAATTTTTTAATCTTGAGTATGTGGATCATACCAGCAGCGCCAGGGCAGGTAAAATAAAAACAGATCATGGTGAAATTCAAACTCCTATTTTTATGCCTGTAGGAACCCAGGGAACTGTCAAGGCACTGTCACCAAAAGATTTAACCCAAGCTGGCGCTCAAATTATTCTGGGTAATGCCTATCATCTTTACCTTCGTCCGGGAGACCAACTGATTCGGGAGCATGGAGGATTACACCGATTCATTTCCTGGGATAAACCAATTCTGACCGACAGTGGCGGTTATCAAGTATTTAGTTTGGCAGATTTGAGAAAAATATCAGATGAAGGGGTTAAATTCCATTCTCATATCGATGGATCGATCCATTTATTTACTCCCGAAAAAGTGATGGAAATCGAGCGTAATCTTGGGCCTGATATCGTTATGGTGCTGGATGAATGTACTCCTTATCCGTGTGATTATGATTATGCAAAAAATTCTCATTTACGTACACTGGAGTGGGCTAAACGCTGTAAAGATCATTTTCAAAACAATGGACAGGTTCATGAGTATCAGCAATTTTTATTTGGTATAGTCCAGGGAAGCAGCTATGAAGAGTTGCGGCGTGACAGCATACATGGATTACTGGACATCGAATTTGACGGCTATGCGATTGGCGGGCTTGCCGTCGGAGAGCCTAAACAGCAATTGTATAGTCTGACCGAGTATTGTTGCAGCAAGATGCCGCAATTACAGCCAAGATATTTAATGGGAGTCGGAAAGCCCGAAGATATTGTCGAATGTATTGGCCTGGGTGTGGATATGTTCGATTGTGTGATTCCGACGAGAAATGGCAGGAACGGCCAGGTATTTACCTGGGATGGGGTTCTCGTGATCAAAAATGCTGTTCATAAGAATGATTTCAGTCCAATCGATGTGCACTGTTCATGCTATGCCTGCAAAAATTTTACTCGATCATATATTAGACATCTTTTTCAGGCTGACGAAATTTTAGGACTTCAACTTGCATCTTTGCATAATATACATTTCTATATGGAGTTGATTAAAAAAGCGAGACAAGCAATTTTAAAGGATCGATATGAATCCTGGAAAAAGAAATTTTATTTAAGATATTTTAATAATCATTAAAAAGAATAAAGGAGAAGGATTGTGATAGCATCTTTTGTACTCATGCAAGGGGAGCAAGGCGGCAGTGCCTTCATGGCATTTTTGCCATTCATTTTGATTTTTGTCATTATTTACTTTCTAATGATTCGACCGCAGACCAAGAAGCACAAAGAAACAAAATTGATGATCCAATCTCTGCAAAAAGGTGATGAAGTGGTTACGGCTGGTGGAATTTATGGGACTATTGCAGGGATTAAAGAAAAAGAAGGAATTTTAATTTTAAAGATAGCCGATAACGTTAAAGTTAATATTTCTCGCGCTTCTATTACACGAAAAGTAGAAAAAGCTGCTTAAGGATTAGAAGCATTCAAAATGGCATAAAGAGATTTCTGAAAAATAATTATAATGTTGTCATTTCGAGGAGTTTACGACGAGAAATCTTTATAATCCATACTCTGAAATGACTAGTTACACGATAAGATTTCTCCTCGCTTCGCTTCGTCGAAATGACATTCTGTTGATTTTTCAGAAGTTTCAAATAATCATTTTATCAACTTATTTCGTTTATGAAAATTGTTTTTATGGGAACTCCGGATTTTGCGGTTCCCACATTAAAGGCTTTAGCTGGATCTCCTCATGAGGTTCAGCTCGTAGTTACAGGTTTAGATAAGCCCAGGGGGCGTGGTCAAAAGTTCATCCCAACGGCAGTTAAGAACGCTGCAGTGGAATTGGGTATAAATATTTACCAGCCTCAATCCTTGAAATCAGAAGAAATAGTTGATTATTTAAAATCGTGTCCGGTAGATTTATATGTTGTGGTGGCTTTCAGAATTTTACCGGAGAACATTATTGAAATCCCTTCAAAAGGGGTGATCAATTTACATGCTTCACTCTTACCCAAATACCGGGGCGCCGCACCTATTCAATGGGCATTGCTAAACGGTGATTCCGAAACCGGTGTAACCACTTTTTTTATTGAAAAAGGCGTTGATACCGGTAATATTATTTTGCAACGAAAAATTGAGATTGATGTTGATGATACAGCCGGAACGCTGCATGATCGATTGTCAGAAATTGGCGCTGAGTTGGTGCTTCAAACGGTTAACCATATTGAAGCTGGGACTGAGCCGAGAATGAAGCAGGCTGGCCAGCCGACAAAAGCTCCAAAAATCACTCGGGAACATTGTAAAATAGATTGGAAAAATTCATCAAATCGCATCATGAATCAAATAAGAGCATTTTCACCGTACCCTGGCGCTTTTACTTATCTCGAGGATAAGCTGGTTAAAATATATCGTGCTCGCCCTGTTGAATTTGACTTAAAAGCAAATAATGGAGATGTTCATGTAAATGACATTCAGAGATTGTTCGTCAAAGCTGCGGATGCTTGGATAGAAATAGAAGAAATCCAACAGGAAGGAAAAAAACGTATGCGGACGATTGATTTTGTAAGGGGGGTGGATTCTAGAAAATTGTCAACTGGTTTTAAAGTGAATTGACCTGGGGCAATGCTTCAATCTTATCCCAGTTCAATCAAACAAATGAATAAAAAAGGCAAAGCCTCTGAAGCAAGGATCAATGCGGTCAAGCTTCTTTGTGAGTTTAATAAAAATATGAAGCCATTAAATCTGTTGCTGCAGGATTTTTGGCAAGACATGAGACCAGACCAAAAGGAGCAATCATTTGTTTCCGAACTGATTTACGGCAGTGTGCGATGGCGCATACAATCAGATTGGATTTTAGGCCAATTTGTTCATGGTAAATTGAACGAATATCCAATTGAAGTTCGAGAAATTCTCCGCTGCAGCATTTATCAATTGCACCATCTGAAAACAATTCCGGGTTATGCGGTTTTGAATGAAGCTTTTATGCTCGCTAGGTATTTTAGAAGAATTAAATACGCCCGTTTAATTAATGGTGTCTTAAGAAATTATCTGCGTAATCGCCATCGAATTCGATTCCCAGGTAAAGAACCTGATTTGATTTCCTGGTTTTCTGTGAATTATGCATTCCCTGCCTGGATGGTAGAACTTTTATTGCAACAGTACGATTCTAATACAATAGAACATATTCTCAATAGTTTAAATCAACGACCTCGGCTTACATTGCGAGTAAACCTGAAGAAAATAGCAACCTATGAATATCAACAAAAAATAAGTGATAAAAATATTGATTTTCAACCGGGGAAATACCTGCCAGAATATTTGGTACTTAATAATTTCAAAGGATCGGTTAAAGATTTGCCAGGTTATTATGAAGGTTGGTTTAGTGTTCAAGATGAAAGCGCAGGTTTTTCTGCTCATTGCTTAATGCGGACATCACCTGACAAAATTGTAGATGTCTGTGCTGCTCCCGGCGGCAAGATTACCCACCTGGCTCAATTAAGCGACAATAATAAAACTCTATTTGCTTTGGATCAATCTTTTGGGCGTCTTGGTAAGGTTTTGGATAATTTGAATCGATTGGGTATTCAAAATGTCAAAGTTCTTCAGGGTGATGGCACCAAGCTGCCACTGAACGAATGTGACGCTGTCCTCATTGATGCACCCTGTTCCGGCTTGGGAGTGATTCGAAAAAATCCGGATATTAAAATTCGCCGTAACCCAATTGATGTGAATAATATTCAAAAGCTACAATCCAAATTATTAAAAGAAGCAGATAAAGTCTTGAAATTCGGGGGAATTTTAATTTATAATACTTGCACCATCAATAAAAATGAGAACCAAAAAATGATCGAAAGTTTTTTGCTTTCGAATCAACATTATTCGATTGAAAAGATGGATGACTTTGGTGATCTATCCGGGAATTATTTGAATACCGTTAGTGAGATTGATACCATGGATGGTGTTTTTTGTGTGAGTTTAAAGAAAGGTAAATTGAATGGGAAGTGATTTGGAAAAGGAGCCTGAACAGCAACAGGATGCTGCTTCACCTTCTGACTATATAATAATCCGATTATTTATTAGATTCAAAAACTGGTTCGAATGGAAGTACCCACTACGTTTAGGAATTGCAGTTGTTGGGATGGCCTTACTAGTACTTTTGTTCGATCAAATTATTCTGCCCATTTATACCAAACATGGTGAAGAGGTGATATTGCCCAATGTTGAATTTGAAATGGTTGAAGATGCCAATAAAATTTTAGAACAAAATGGATTCAGGCCTATTTTAGACCATGAGAATTTTAGTAAATCCCTCCCCAAAGGTACGGTATTAACACAAAACCCGGCGCCAGGAACAACAGTCAAAACCGGACGTCGTGTATATTTGGTAGTCAGTAAGGGAGAAAAGTGGATTGGTGTACCTGATCTGATTGGACAGTCCGAACGAAATGCCGAAGCGATATTACGAAGGTCAGAATTAGTCCCGGGAAAATTGGAATATGAGTTTTCTACAATGTATCCTAAAAATGTTGTTATTGGTCAATCGATTATGAGTGGCGATAGTGTCACCATCGGGGATACCGTCCGTTTTGTTATAAGTCTCGGGGATATCCCTGAGTTTTTAGCTGCACCACAACTTACCGGCAAAAGCTTTAGAGAAGCCAGGAAGATCCTTGTAAGGTCAGGTTTTCAGCTCGGAATCATCATTTATCGGGTAAACGAAGATCTATTGCCCGAGACCATATTGGGGCAATCGATTCCAGCTGATTCACTGATCGATCCGTCGACGCCAATAGATTTAATTGTGAGTAGAATTGAAGACCAGGAGGAACTAGAAAATTGAGTAAGCAAACGATACTGGCGCCATCGATATTAAATGCGGATTTTTCTCGTCTTGGCGAGCAAATCAAACTGGTTGAAAATGCCGGGGCCGGCTGGTTGCACCTAGATGTGATGGATGGTCATTTTGTTCCAAATATTTCTTTCGGGCCGCCGGTGTTGCAACATATTCAAAAAATCACGAACTTACCCATTGATGTCCATTTGATGGTTGAAAATCCGGATGACTTTCTTCAGAATTTCCAGCAAATCGGAGCAAAAATTGTCACTGTCCATGCGGAAGTTTGTACTCATTTGTACAGGACTTTAGAGAGAATTAAATCTCTCGATATGAAAGCTGGTGTTGCACTCAATCCGGCTACACCGATATCAAATATTGAACCCGTGATCCCTTATGTAGATTTGATTCTAGCCATGACTGTCAACCCCGGTTTTGGTGGTCAGGCTTTCATTCCTGAAGTTTTAATGAAGATCAAACAAATAGCTAAAATGATTGAGGATTCCGGGAAAGATATTTTTTTGGAAGCTGATGGCGGTATAGATTTGGATATGGCTAAAGATGTAGTCAGCAACGGTGCAAATGTGTTGGTAGTAGGATCAGCAATTTATCAATCGAAAGATATTTCAGCAACCGTGAAAGAATTTCTTTCTATATTGGAATAGAAAGGATATTCAGACTTACATTATAAAGGATTTTAAATAACGTGAGTTCGAAAATAAGTGAATCATGGTTTAACTCCACTTGCCACGGTTTATATGGCAGCATGTGCCGAGACAAAGGCTGAATACTTTCCTTATGAATAAATTATAGCGAACTGACGATAAATAATAATTAGGATTTTTACAGACTAATTATTATGTTGATATTTGTTTAACAACTATTTAAATTCCATATCGTAACTTGATTCTTATTTATCCCGGATTTGTAAATCGAGTTGGAGTAATTAATGAGAAATGAATTGACTAAAAAAGATGCTGAAAGCATTGCTAAATTAATGCAAGTTCCTGTAAAGGACCTTGGAAACTACTACAGAATCGTCTTGGAAAATCCTGAGAATAAACATCGCCTTGCCCTGGAATTACACCCCAAGGTTCCTATGGGTGCTCATGAAGGAACTTTAGTTTCTGTATACACGACTAATGCACACCTACAATTGCAATTTTGTACGGGTTATGTTCTCTCCGAGTCCCTTGGTGAAGTAACTTTCTACGCGGAATCCGGGGACAAAATCTCGGGATTGATCGTTGATCGGACAGCAAGCTGTTCCGTTTATTCCAATGTGGATCGGAGCATTCTTTCCGGTGATTTAAGCACTCTCGGCCCGGAAGTAATGATGTCCAGTATTGCTCTTTCTCTAACCGAGCAGGAATTAAAGTAAGAAAGCATCCATTTTTTTCACTGACTTATTACAACCAAATATCTCCCCATTGCTTCATGGATGATCAAACACAAGTAAACACCTCAACACTTCAACCTAAATACGGACAAATTCTTGATCATTATTTGACTTATCTTCGGATTGAGAAAGGACTGGCTGACAATACTATTGATAATTATGGAATCGATCTGAGAAGGTATTTTCAACATCTGCATTCCGATAATTTGTCACTTTCAAAAGTGACAATTCAAACCTTATCCAACTTCATCTATTCTTTATATGATCTTGGTCTTGCTCCTGCATCAATTCATCGAACCATTTCATCTCTCAAGGGATTTCATAAATTTATGCATGAAGAAGGGGATTCAGATAATAATCCAACTGAATTATTGGAAGCCCCAAAAATTGTGCGAAAAATTCCACATGTACTCAATCAGGATGAGATGGTTGAGCTGTTACAGCAACCTGACCTTTCTGATGATTTCGGATTACGTGATGCTGCTATGCTTGAATTTGCTTATGCCACCGGAGCCCGAGTATCCGAAATATTGAAAATCACCTTGAAAAATCTGAATTTTGAACAGGATTTCGTACAAATTATATTTGGAAAAGGTAATAAGCAGAGAATTGTGCCGATTGGGAGTTTTGCAAAAAAGTTAATAATAAAGTATCTTGCAGAATTAAGGCCGAAACTAGCCAAGCGAAAATATTCTGGAGAAGTACTTTTTCTCAGCCGTACAGGCAGGCCATTAACCAGGATGGCATATTGGAATTTACTTAAAAAATATGTAAAACAAGCAAGTATCGTAAAACAAGTTTCTCCGCATACGATCCGTCATTCCTTTGCGACACATTTACTAGAGGGTGGTGCAAATTTGCGGGCTGTGCAAGAGATGTTGGGCCATTCGGATATTTCTACTACAAGCATATATTTACATTTGGATAGAATGTACCTGCAAGAAGTACATCGCTCTTTTCATCCTCGAGAACAATTAAAGTATTGATGGGTTTCACTTAATTCACTTGAATCTGGTTTATCCTGTAAATCCTGTCTGAATTAGAATTTTAAAGTATGTATTGATGAGTCTTAAAGATCGAGTCATCTTAGTAACCGGCGGCGCCAGAAGGGTGGGTGCTGCAATTAGCCGCATTATTGCTAAAAGCGGTGCAAATCTGATTCTCCATTATCACTCCTCGGAAAATGAAGCAAACGAACTGAAAGATGAGCTGCAAAGCCAAAATTTGCATGTAGAATTGAGGTGTTGCGATCTTTCAGATATTAACCAAGCAGCAGCGATGGTAGCTTCAGTTGTTGAGAAACATGGCAAAATTGACGCTCTGGTCGGGAATGCCGCTACTTACTACAAGACTCCGTTCTTAAAGACAACTGAAAAAGAATGGGATGAAATATTATCTATAAATTTGAAAGCGTATTTTTTTCTGTGCCAGCAGATTGGCATTCAAATGAAGTTACAAAAACATGGTAAAATTATATTAATATCAGATGTTAGCGCCGAGCTTGCATGGCCTAATTATCTACCGTACACAATCAGCAAAGCAGGAATTAATCATTTGGTTTATGGATTGGCAAAAGCATTGGCGCCGGAAGTACAAGTGAATGCGGTTGCTCCGGGAACGGTACTACCCGCTGAACAATCCTCTCGCAAAAGAAGGGAGTTTTTTAAAAATCACACCCTGCTGAAGAAGATTGGAGCACCGGAAGATATTGCAAAAACCGT
Protein-coding regions in this window:
- a CDS encoding PASTA domain-containing protein; this encodes MGSDLEKEPEQQQDAASPSDYIIIRLFIRFKNWFEWKYPLRLGIAVVGMALLVLLFDQIILPIYTKHGEEVILPNVEFEMVEDANKILEQNGFRPILDHENFSKSLPKGTVLTQNPAPGTTVKTGRRVYLVVSKGEKWIGVPDLIGQSERNAEAILRRSELVPGKLEYEFSTMYPKNVVIGQSIMSGDSVTIGDTVRFVISLGDIPEFLAAPQLTGKSFREARKILVRSGFQLGIIIYRVNEDLLPETILGQSIPADSLIDPSTPIDLIVSRIEDQEELEN
- the rsmB gene encoding 16S rRNA (cytosine(967)-C(5))-methyltransferase RsmB, whose translation is MNKKGKASEARINAVKLLCEFNKNMKPLNLLLQDFWQDMRPDQKEQSFVSELIYGSVRWRIQSDWILGQFVHGKLNEYPIEVREILRCSIYQLHHLKTIPGYAVLNEAFMLARYFRRIKYARLINGVLRNYLRNRHRIRFPGKEPDLISWFSVNYAFPAWMVELLLQQYDSNTIEHILNSLNQRPRLTLRVNLKKIATYEYQQKISDKNIDFQPGKYLPEYLVLNNFKGSVKDLPGYYEGWFSVQDESAGFSAHCLMRTSPDKIVDVCAAPGGKITHLAQLSDNNKTLFALDQSFGRLGKVLDNLNRLGIQNVKVLQGDGTKLPLNECDAVLIDAPCSGLGVIRKNPDIKIRRNPIDVNNIQKLQSKLLKEADKVLKFGGILIYNTCTINKNENQKMIESFLLSNQHYSIEKMDDFGDLSGNYLNTVSEIDTMDGVFCVSLKKGKLNGK
- the radA gene encoding DNA repair protein RadA, which gives rise to MATRTKPAKTIFVCQNCGNEFPRWAGKCTQCGEWNSLVEEKIQPVKRSARVLEIGQPSKSVLLNDVIVADSHRIKSNLKEFDRVLGGGLVPGSLVLNSGDPGIGKSTLLLQVLSGYAENGQTVLYVSGEESLQQVKMRALRLGLQPGNFYIFSEVDIHQVLAEIQRLDAKIVVIDSIQTMFNPEFDSAPGSVTQVRESAMALLQLAKAKEISILLVGHVTKDGAVAGPRVLEHMVDVMLFLEGDRHYQYRILRGIKNRFGSTNEIGVFELNEEGMVEIENPSQLFLSGVNEEISGSTITCAVEGTRPILFELQALTTSTSFGMAQRTASGIDQKRLALLLAILEKRMGYHVGEFDVFVKLAGGLRIEDPSVDLAILMAIASSYKDRILNSKSLFLGEVGLGGEIRAISQLESRLKEADLLGFHIAYVPKQKRKALNLKKLKVVELENIRSALTKFNN
- the yajC gene encoding preprotein translocase subunit YajC, which produces MQGEQGGSAFMAFLPFILIFVIIYFLMIRPQTKKHKETKLMIQSLQKGDEVVTAGGIYGTIAGIKEKEGILILKIADNVKVNISRASITRKVEKAA
- a CDS encoding SDR family oxidoreductase, translating into MSLKDRVILVTGGARRVGAAISRIIAKSGANLILHYHSSENEANELKDELQSQNLHVELRCCDLSDINQAAAMVASVVEKHGKIDALVGNAATYYKTPFLKTTEKEWDEILSINLKAYFFLCQQIGIQMKLQKHGKIILISDVSAELAWPNYLPYTISKAGINHLVYGLAKALAPEVQVNAVAPGTVLPAEQSSRKRREFFKNHTLLKKIGAPEDIAKTVRFLLADSEYITGTIIPVDGGFRLEGS
- a CDS encoding T9SS type A sorting domain-containing protein, producing the protein MLTQVTISPDSLYTWIWNHTPDYYRLEEGTYSITGELIGYGLSDTIKIFVQQTTDIEYESRSVPEVFHLFQNYPNPFNPSTKISYSIPRSDFVTLKVYDMLGRSIQTLVREFQKADTYSINFDASKFSSGIYFYRLQVGNDFVETKKMLLMR
- a CDS encoding ribulose-phosphate 3-epimerase, whose protein sequence is MLAPSILNADFSRLGEQIKLVENAGAGWLHLDVMDGHFVPNISFGPPVLQHIQKITNLPIDVHLMVENPDDFLQNFQQIGAKIVTVHAEVCTHLYRTLERIKSLDMKAGVALNPATPISNIEPVIPYVDLILAMTVNPGFGGQAFIPEVLMKIKQIAKMIEDSGKDIFLEADGGIDLDMAKDVVSNGANVLVVGSAIYQSKDISATVKEFLSILE
- the xerD gene encoding site-specific tyrosine recombinase XerD, producing MDDQTQVNTSTLQPKYGQILDHYLTYLRIEKGLADNTIDNYGIDLRRYFQHLHSDNLSLSKVTIQTLSNFIYSLYDLGLAPASIHRTISSLKGFHKFMHEEGDSDNNPTELLEAPKIVRKIPHVLNQDEMVELLQQPDLSDDFGLRDAAMLEFAYATGARVSEILKITLKNLNFEQDFVQIIFGKGNKQRIVPIGSFAKKLIIKYLAELRPKLAKRKYSGEVLFLSRTGRPLTRMAYWNLLKKYVKQASIVKQVSPHTIRHSFATHLLEGGANLRAVQEMLGHSDISTTSIYLHLDRMYLQEVHRSFHPREQLKY
- a CDS encoding methionyl-tRNA formyltransferase; this encodes MKIVFMGTPDFAVPTLKALAGSPHEVQLVVTGLDKPRGRGQKFIPTAVKNAAVELGINIYQPQSLKSEEIVDYLKSCPVDLYVVVAFRILPENIIEIPSKGVINLHASLLPKYRGAAPIQWALLNGDSETGVTTFFIEKGVDTGNIILQRKIEIDVDDTAGTLHDRLSEIGAELVLQTVNHIEAGTEPRMKQAGQPTKAPKITREHCKIDWKNSSNRIMNQIRAFSPYPGAFTYLEDKLVKIYRARPVEFDLKANNGDVHVNDIQRLFVKAADAWIEIEEIQQEGKKRMRTIDFVRGVDSRKLSTGFKVN
- the tgt gene encoding tRNA guanosine(34) transglycosylase Tgt produces the protein MSDKFFNLEYVDHTSSARAGKIKTDHGEIQTPIFMPVGTQGTVKALSPKDLTQAGAQIILGNAYHLYLRPGDQLIREHGGLHRFISWDKPILTDSGGYQVFSLADLRKISDEGVKFHSHIDGSIHLFTPEKVMEIERNLGPDIVMVLDECTPYPCDYDYAKNSHLRTLEWAKRCKDHFQNNGQVHEYQQFLFGIVQGSSYEELRRDSIHGLLDIEFDGYAIGGLAVGEPKQQLYSLTEYCCSKMPQLQPRYLMGVGKPEDIVECIGLGVDMFDCVIPTRNGRNGQVFTWDGVLVIKNAVHKNDFSPIDVHCSCYACKNFTRSYIRHLFQADEILGLQLASLHNIHFYMELIKKARQAILKDRYESWKKKFYLRYFNNH